One Pectobacterium cacticida genomic window, AGCTGGGCTATATCCCGAATCTCGCACCCAATATGCTAGCGAGTGCGACCAGCCGGGCGATTGGCGTGCTGCTGCCGTCATTAACGAATCAGGTGTTTGCCGAAGTACTGCGCGGGATAGAGCGCACGGCTGAGGCGCACGGCTATCAGACCATGCTGGCCCACTATGGTTATCACCCCGACAAAGAAGAACAACGCTTAACCTCACTGCTGTCCTATCACATCGATGGACTTATCCTCGCCGAACGCGCCCACACGCCACGAACGCGCCAAATGCTGGATGTCGCGGGTATTCCGGTCGTAGAACTCATGGATTCCGCCTCACCTTGTCTGGATATGGCCGTTGGGTTTGATAACGTTGATGCGGCCCGACAGATGACGCTACGTATGGTCACATTAGGGCATCGTCATATCGTCTATCTCGGTGCGCGCCAGGATGAGCGTACCCTGATGCGCTGCCGCGGCTATGAGCAAGCGATGCGGGAAAGCGGCCTCGATAGTTATTGCGTGATGAGTGCGCGGGCGTCGTCTTATTCGCTCGGAGGGGAACTGTTGCGACAGGCGCAAGCGGAATACCCACTGGTCGATAGCGTATTCTGCACCAATGATGACCTGGCCGTGGGCGCGATGTTTGAATGTCAGCGGCAGGGATTACGGGTGCCGGAAGACATCGGCGTTGCGGGTTTCCACGGGCACGACATCGGGCAGGCGATGGTGCCGAAACTGGCTAGCGTCCTGACGCCGCGTGAGCATATGGGACGCGTCGGCACCGAACACTTGCTGGCCCGACTGCGGGGCGAGTCGGTAGAACCGAACATCATTGATGTCGGCTTCACCGTACTGGACGGTGAGAGCCTTTGATCCTCGGCATTAACCAGCGGTGCGCAGCGCGTCAACACAGCGCTGCACGACCTCTTCCGGCGTGCCATCGATATCGATCTTCAGAACATCAGGTTCATCACGACCTGGTTCTTCCAGCGTATCGAACTGGCTTTTTAACAGCTCCGTCGGCATGAAATGGCCCGCTCTGGCTTGATGACGAGCCAAAACCAGCTCAAAACTCCCTTTCAAATAGAGAAACACCATCTTTTCATTCCCTTCACGCAGACGGTCGCGATAGCGCTTTTTCAGGGCGGAACAGACGATGATGCCAGTCTCGTTTTTGTGCGCCAGACTATAGGCGACATCGCTGAGCCGTTCCAGCCACGGTGCGCGGTCATCATCGTTAAGCGGCGTGCCGCTGGCCATTTTCTGAATGTTGGCGCGGGGATGCAGATCGTCGCCATCAATAAATTTCGCCTGAATAGCGCGGGCAAGTGCTGCGCCAACCGAAGATTTCCCACTGCCCGATACGCCCATCAAAATAATGCTTCGACCTGACATAATTTGATCTCTATCCCAAACTGTAAATTAAATGATACTTAATAGTTCCAGATTTTAACATGTTACCCGTATCATGTTACCGGTATCAAATCATGATGTGATACACCTCACAAACAATCCGCCAATTCTGGCCCGGTGTCTAAAAGAGATGATTAATGATGATAGAAATAACATCCGCCTATAGCGCCAGTGTGCTATTAACCATCGCTGTGGGCGCAGTCGCACTGTTACTGGTGTTGATTATGCGCTTTAAAGTGCACGCTTTTCTGGCCCTCACGTTGGTCAGTCTGGCCACAGCGCTGGTGACGAAAACGCCCTATGAAAAAATAGTCCCCACGTTGTTGAGCGGGTTTGGCGGCACGCTGGCATCCGTCGCCTTGCTGGTTGGTCTGGGCGCGATGATCGGCCGCTTGCTGGAGGTGACCGGAGGGGCGAATGTGTTGGCCGATACGCTCATCAATAAATTCGGTGAGAAGCGAGCGCCTTTCGCGCTGGGGCTTGCCTCGTTGTTGTTTGGTTTCCCGATCTTTTTTGATGCTGGATTGATCGTGATGTTGCCGATTATTTTCAGCGTGGCGAAGCGTTTCGGCGGCTCCACGTTAACCTATGCGTTCCCTGCGGCAGGTGCCTTTGCTGTTATGCACGCCTTGCTGCCGCCACATCCTGGTCCGGTGGCGGCCAGTGAATTGCTGGGTGCCAACATTGGTCTATTGGTGCTGGTAGGCGCAGTGATTGCTTACCCCACCTGGTATCTTGGCGGTTATCTGTTTGGCCTGTGGGCAGGTAAAAAATTTCATTTACCATTGCCGTCAACCTTCCTGACGGAAGTCAAAGCAGACGAACAGCATACGCCGCCCACATTTGGTGTCGTCATGTGGGTGCTGCTACTGCCACTGATCTTGATCTTCCTTGATACCGGGTTGAATACCCTAACAGTAATGGGAGTCATCGGCGGCGATAGCGATCTGGTGCAATTCCTGAGGATGTTAGGGAAAACGCCCATTGCGCTGTTGATTACGGTTTTGTTCGCCATGATTATGTTTAGCGGCCAGCATAGCCGGAAACACCTGGAGAAAATATGTGAGGGTGCACTAGGGCCAGTGTGCTCGATCATTTTGGTCACTGGCGCAGGCGGAATGTTCGGCGGTGTACTACGCGCCAGCGGAATCGGTAACGCGTTGGCGGGAGCCCTGGCCGATACGGGCATGCCGGTGATTGTAGCGGCATTTGTGGTGTCTGCCGCTCTGCGCGTTGCTCAAGGGTCAGCGACGGTAGCTCTAACGACAACCGCGGCACTGATGGCCCCGGCGGTAGCGGCGACCCCAGGTCTGAGTCAGTTCGATCTCTGCTTCATCGTGGTGGCGATTGCGGGCGGTGCGACCGTGTTGTCACATGTGAACGATTCAGGCTTCTGGCTGGTTGGTCGTTTCCTCGAAATGGATGAAAAAACGACGCTGAAAACCTGGACGGTAATGGAAACGCTACTCGGCACCATCGCGTTTCTGATAGCACTGGTGGGAAGTATTTTCCTCTGATGTGTTTACCCCCTCCTTGCGGAGGGGGACTATGAGACACTGAGAGCAACGATGCGGCTATAACTTCATATAAGCGCGTACACCGTCGAGGAACATTTGCGTCGACAGCATCACCAGAATCAGCCCCATCAATTTTTCCAGCGCACTCACGCCTTTCTCGCCCAGCATCCGTAAAAACACATCTGACATCAGTAGGATGACGAAGGAGATCGTCCAGGCGATAAAGAGGGAAAGCGTCAATTGTGGCAACTGATTCGGGTATTGGTGGGAAAGCAGCATCAGCGCCGCCAGGATCGATGGCCCTGCCACCAGCGGGATGGCCATCGGCACCAGAAACGGTTCCTCACCAGCGGGGAGGCCGCTGCTGTTGCCTTCCTGCGAGGGGAAAATCATACGAATCGCGATGAGAAACAACACAATACCGCCAGAAATAGAGACGGTTTCAGTGCGTAAATTGAGGATCGCCAGAATACGTTCGCCCGCGAACAGGAAAATCAGCATCAACCCAAGCGCGATCAACATTTCACGGATCAGCACCACGCGGCGGCGCTTGGGATCGAGATGCTTAAGCACGGACATAAAGATCGGCAGGTTACCGAGTGGATCCATAATGAGCAACAGCAGCACCGTTGCGGAGATCATTTCTGTCATGTTGGTTTTCTACTCCTGAAACCGTATTTTCTGATGGAGACCGTTTGCGAACCAATCCGCGCTATTATTTGTCTCTACCCGACGTTATAAGCACGATTGCTGAAAAATGGCGCGCTATCGAATAAATTCACTTGCGACTTTACGTACATTTTGTAAGGTTGAGCAATGCGATAATTGACAGGTTTACGACACGACGCGCGCGACCTCTGCGGCAGCAATAATTCAGCGCTATCGACGTTAGCCGCAATTCTTTTTATTTCCCCCAAAGCAGGACAGTTACCATGAAAAATGTTGGTTTTATTGGCTGGCGCGGTATGGTCGGCTCGGTTCTCATGCAGCGCATGGTGGAAGAGCACGACTTTGATGTGATTCATCCGGTATTCTTTTCCACCTCTCAGCACGGCGACCCTGCTCCGGCGCTGGGCGGTCATCAAGGCGTATTGCAGGATGCCTATAATATTGAAGCCCTGCATGCGCTGGATATCATTATTACCTGTCAGGGCGGCGATTACACCAATGAAATTTATCCAAAGCTGCGTGAAAGTGGCTGGCAGGGTTATTGGATCGACGCCGCATCGTCACTGAGAATGAAGGATGACGCGATTATTATTCTGGATCCGGTGAATCACGGGGTGATTCAACAGGGTCTGAATAACGGTATCAAAACCTTTGTCGGCGGTAACTGCACTGTCAGCCTGATGCTAATGTCATTGGGCGGCCTGTTTGCCAACAATCTGGTGGAGTGGGCTTCTGTCGCTACCTATCAGGCGGCTTCAGGCGGTGGCGCACGTCACATGCGTGAACTGCTGGCGCAGATGGGTGCGCTGTACGGTGAAGTCGCGACGGCGCTGGAGAATCCTGCTTCTGCAATCCTGGATATTGAGCGGAAAGTTACCGCGCTGACGCGTAGCGGTTCGCTGCCGACGGATAACTTCGGTGTGCCGCTGGCGGGGAGTCTGATTCCGTGGATTGACAAGCAGCTCGACAATGGTCAGAGCCGTGAAGAGTGGAAAGGTCAGGCGGAAACCAACAAAATTCTGGCGACTCGCAGCGTTATTCCTGTTGATGGTCTCTGCGTGCGCGTTGGCGCGCTGCGTTGCCACAGCCAGGCATTCACGATCAAACTGAAAAAAGACGTCGCGCTGCCGGAAATTGAACAACTGCTGGCGACCCACAATGACTGGGTGAAAGTGGTGCCGAACGATCGTGACATCACTATGCGAGAGCTGACGCCAGCGGCGGTAACGGGCACACTCGCCACGCCGGTTGGTCGTTTGCGTAAGCTAAATATGGGGCCGGAATACCTGTCCGCCTTCACGGTCGGCGATCAGTTGCTGTGGGGAGCCGCTGAACCGCTGCGCCGTATGCTACGCATCCTGCTGTAATTATCCTGCTTTCTGACGCAACATCGATGGATGTTGCGTCGGGTTAGGGCCAGCATGTTGTTGTGACGATCTTACTAACGGCTTAACGCTCATCCCTGTCACGCCACACTATCCAGTTTTTCCAGTGCCTTACGCGCGGTAATGAGCGGTACGCGCACTTCAACCCGAGTGAATTTATCGGCTTCACTGACTACCGTTATTCCGTAGCGATTACCGTAGCGGGCCTTAATGCGCCGATCGACCAAATTCATGCCAAGCCCATCGCCGCCGCTGCGGGGTTGATAGGCCCCCGCGTTATCTTCCACTGTCAGCTCCAGCGTATTCGCATGCAGGCGTCCGCTGATGTGGATATGTCCGTGTTCAATCATCTGCGACGTCCCATGCTTAATCGCATTCTCGACAATAGGTTGTAGAGAAAACGCCGGTAATTTCGCCTCCAGCAATTCCTCCGGCAGTGAGATGTCGACCGTGAGGTGATCGGCGAAGCGCGCCTTCTCAATTTCCAGATAGGCGTTAACATGCTCCAGCTCATCATTCAGCGAGACTTCATCGTTGCTGCGCTTGAGGTTTTTGCGGAAAAACGTTGACAGCGATAGCACCAGTTGGCGGGCGTGATCGGGATTACGTCGAATGACGGCGGACAACGTATTCAACGCATTGAACAGAAAATGTGGGTTGACCTGCGCGTGCAATAGCTTGATTTCCGACTGCGCCAGTAGCTGTTTTTGCTGTTCAAAGCGCCCGGTTAAAATCTGAGCGGAAAGCAAGTGAGCGATCCCCTCCCCCAGCGTGCGGTTGATGCTGGAAAACAGCTTATTCTTGGGTTCATACAGTTTGATCGTCCCGACAACGCGCTGATCTTCACCACGCAACGGGATCACCAGCGTCGAACCGAGTTTACAGTGTGGCGACACCGAACAGGTATACGACACTTCGTTCCCATCCGCATATACCACCTGATTATTGTCTATCGCCCGGTGCGTATGTGACGACGTAATGGGCGAACCGACGATGTGATGGTCGTCGCCCAATCCGATAAAAGCCAATAACTTGTCGCGATCGGTAATCGCTACGGCGCCGACCCCCAGTTCTTCATACAAAATACGGGCCACGCGCATACTGTTCTGCGGGTTGAACCCTTGGCGCAGCGCCCCTTCGGCGCGGGCGGCGATTTGCAGTGCCTTGGCGGAAAACGCGGAGGTATATTTTTCAAAAATGGCGCGCCTATCGAGCAGAATACGCATAAACATGGCGGAACCGACGCTATTGGTGATCATCATCGGCAACGCAATATCACTGACCAGTTCGAGGGCATTATCAAACGGGCGGGACACCAACAGAATAATCGCCATTTGCAGGGCTTCCGCCACCAGTGCGGTCAGGCCGACAACCAACGGTTGAAAGAGCAAATCGATACGGTTGCGGCGTGTCAAATAGCGGTGTAACAGCCCGCCGATCAACCCTTCGGCGATCGTTGATAGCATACAGGCCAGCGCGGTCATACCCCCCATAGAATAGCGATGCAATCCCCCCGTTAATCCAACGAGAAACCCGACAGAAGGGCCGCCCAGCATGCCCCCCAGCACGGCACCCGTCGCACGGGTGTTGGCGATAGAATCGTCTATATGCAGGCCGAGATAGGTTCCCATAATACAAAACATGGAGAACACCAAATAACACACGAGCTTGTGCGGCAGACGAATGGTGACCTGCATCAATGGGATAAACAGCGGTGTTTTACTGAGCAAATAGGCAATGACCAGATAAATACACATTTGCTGTAGCAGGGAAAGAATCAGATCAATCTGGCTAACCATAGGGATATCTCATCGTATTCAATCCGGAAAATTGTACTGCTTTTCGTCAGGGGAGGAACCGAACTTTACGTAAAAGATGCTGGCTATCCCGATTTACCACTTATTCATATCAATATAAACGGGAAAATTGCATCACTTCTCAGATATTGTCCCGTTCTTTGACTACCCTTAATTAAACAATAGGACTCAAAATATTTTAGGCATTTTCATTATTTTTACATCGTGCCGCCGACCGTTAATAACACAATAACGTATTTATTTAACTGAATTTTATTTTGCAAGTAACAATGAAAAATATCAGCGTCGCACGGTGCGTTTTTATATTAATGATTTCATTCAAATGATGAATCAGAGGATGGATACCATGTCAGCGTTTTCTGAGGCGATTAATTCACTGATTAACGGGCATTATGCCGACCCGTTTTCGCTGTTAGGTATGCATCGCGGTGCCAACGGCGTTGAAGTGCGTGCGCTATTGCCGGATGCACAGTCTGTCTGGCTGGTAGATGCCAGTAATGGACGTCAACTCGTCGAACTCGCGCGTATCGACGAGCGCGGTTTCTTTTGTGGTCTGCTGCCGCATCGCAAAACACCACTGCGTTATCAATTAGCCGTCACCTGGCAGGGTGAAACTAAAGTGATTGAGGATCCTTATCGTTTTGGCACGCTGCTACAGGATATGGATATTTGGCTACTCTCCGAAGGAACGCATCTGCGGCCTTACGAACAATTAGGCGCACATCTGGCGACGCTGGATGGCGTTGAGGGCACGCGTTTTGCCGTCTGGGCGCCAAACGCCCAGCGCGTTTCCGTCGTGGGGGAGTTCAACTTCTGGGACGGTCGGCGGCACCCAATGCGGCTGCGCAAGGAAAACGGCATTTGGGAGCTATTCCTGCCCGATGTGAAAGCCGGTCAGCTCTACAAATATGAAGTGATTGATAGCCATAGCAACCTTCGGCTCAAGGCCGATCCCTATGCTTTTGAGGCGCAGATGCGCCCCGATACCGCCTCGCTAATCACGCCATTACCGGAAAAAGTGCCGACCAGCGATGTTCGACGCGAGGCGAATGGCCTGCGTTCCCCGATTGCTATCTATGAGGTTCATCTCGGTTCGTGGCGGCGACATACCGAGAACAATTTCTGGTTAAGTTATCAGGAACTGGCAAAACAACTGATTGATTATGTGCAGTATATGGGTTTCACCCATGTGGAACTGATGCCAATTAATGAACATCCCTTTGATGGTAGCTGGGGTTATCAACCGTTAGGGCTATATGCGCCAACGCGACGTTTCGGTACGGCATTCGAATTTCGCGCGTTTGTTGATGCGCTCCATGAGGCTGGCATCAATGTCCTGCTCGACTGGGTGCCGGGGCATTTCCCCAGCGATGAATATGGTTTGGCGCAGTTTGACGGCACCGCGCTGTATGAATACGCCGACCCGCGGGAAGGCTATCATCAGGACTGGAACACGCTAATTTACAACTACGGCCGTCATGAAGTGCGTAATTACCTGGCGGGTAATGCGTTGTTCTGGATGGAACGCTACGGCATCGACGGGCTACGGGTTGATGCCGTCGCTTCCATGATTTACCGCGATTACAGTCGCCGTGAGGGCGAGTGGGTGCCGAACCAGTACGGCGGTAAAGAGAACCTCGAAGCACTAACATTTCTGCGCTATACCAACCACATGTTGGGCCATGCCGCGCCGGCGGCGATCACCGTGGCTGAAGAGTCCACCGATTATCCCGGCGTCACCCTACCGCCGGACTGCAACGGCTTGGGGTTTCACTATAAGTGGAATATGGGGTGGATGCACGACACGCTCGCCTACATGCAACTCGATCCCATCCATCGCCAATACCATCATGATTTGCTGACGTTCGGTATGTTGTACGCCTATAGCGAGAATTTTGTGTTGCCGTTGTCCCACGATGAGGTAGTGCACGGTAAGCGCTCATTATTGGATCGGATGCCCGGCGATACCTGGCAGAAATTTGCCAATCTACGCGCGTACTACGGCTTTATGTGGGCTTATCCCGGTAAGAAGCTGCTGTTTATGGGCGGGGAATTTGCGCAGGGGCGTGAATGGAACCACGACGCCAGTCTGGATTGGCATTTATTGAATGAACCGGAAGGATGGCACCGCGGCGTGCAGACGCTGGTGCGCGATCTCAACCATTGCTACCGCCAACAACCGCCGTTGTATCAGTTGGATTTTCAGCCACAGGGCTTTGAATGGCTGGTGGTGGACGACCGGGAAAATTCGGTCTTTGCCTTTGTGCGGCGCGACGAACAGGGCAATGAAGTGCTGGTGGTCAGCAACTTTACGCCCATTCCACGCTATGGCTATCGCATCGGGATTAATCAGCCCGGCGGCTGGCGGGAGGTGATTAATACCGATTCGAGCTATTACCACGGTAGCAATCTCGGCAATCTGGGCACGATTTACAGCGAAGAATGGGAGAGCCATCAGCGTCAGCATTCCCTGGCGCTGACGCTTCCGCCGCTTGCCACGCTGTACCTGATCAAGGAGGTATAAATGGCGCAATTGCAGACCGGTAAGCCGACGCCGCTGGGCGCCAGTTTCGATGGCAACGGGGTAAATTTCGCGCTGTTTTCAGCGCATGCCGAGCGCGTCGAACTCTGTGTGTTTGATGCACGCCAGCAGGAGCAGCGCATCGAACTAACCGCACGCAGTGGCGATATCTGGCACGGCTATCTTCCGAATGCACGACCTGGGCTACGCTACGGTTATCGTGTCGATGGGCCGTTCGTGCCGTCGCAGGGGTTACGCTTCAACCCGCATAAACTGCTATTAGATCCGTGCGCCCGTCAGCTTGACGGCTGGGTGGTGGATGACGCCTGTCTGCAAGGTGGTGTTGATCAGCGTGATGAACGCGACAGCGCCGATGTCATGCCGAAGTGCGTGGTCACGGCAGAAGAGTATGACTGGCAGGGTGACGAGTATCCGCAAACACCCTGGAACCAGACAGTGATTTATGAAGCGCACGTGCGCGGATTAACGCGACTGCACCCCGCTATTCCCACAGCTATTCGCGGTAGTTATGCCGCGCTAGGGCATCCGGTGATGATTGACTATCTGACATCGCTGGGGATTACCGCATTGGAACTGTTGCCGGTGCAGCAACATGCCGACGAACCGCATCTTCAACAGATGGGGTTACGTAATTATTGGGGGTATAACGTGCTACTGCCGTTTGCCGTAGATAATAGTCTGTCTGCGGGAGAGGAGGCGTTAAATGAATTTCGGGATGCGGTAAAAGCGCTGCACCGCGCAGGGATCGAGGTCATTCTGGATGTGGTATTTAACCACAGTGCCGAACAGGGTGTCGCAGGCCCCACGCTATGCCAGCGCGGTATCGATAACCGCAGCTACTACTGGCTGGATGACAATGGCGACTACCCTAACTGGACCGGCTGCGGCAACGTATTGCGCCTGAATCATCCGGCCGTGGTGGATTGGGTTATGGATTGCCTGCGCTTCTGGCGCAACGTCTGCCATGTGGATGGTTTCCGCTTCGATCTGGCGACAGTACTGGGGCGCACGCCAGATTTTACCGCTGCCGCCCCGTTGCTGTGCGCGATGAAAAACGATAGTCGCTTACAGGGCTGCAAGCTGATTGCCGAACCCTGGGACATCGGTTATGGCGGTTATCAGTTAGGTCAGTTCCCGGCGCCGTTCGCCGAGTGGAGTGACCGCTATCGTGATGACATGCGCCGCTTTTGGCTACACGGCGATATCTCTCTCGGCGTATTTGCACGCCGCTTTGCCGCTTCGAGTGACATCTTCCAGTACGGCGACCGCTTACCCTACGCCTCCATTAATAAGCTCACGGCACACGACGGCTTTACGCTGCGCGATCTGGTGAGCTTTAACCACAAGCACAATGACGCTAACGGTGAAGACAATCGCGACGGTACGGACAGTAATTTCAGCAATAATCATGGTACGGAAGGGTTGGATGCGGATGACGACACGCGCCAACGCCGACAAGCCAGCCAGAGAGCATTACTCACGACGCTATTGCTCTCGCAGGGCACGCCGATGCTACTGGCTGGCGATGAGTTGGGACATAGCCAGCAGGGCAACAATAACGCCTACTGTCAGGACAATGAATTGACCTGGCTGCACTGGGAAAACGCGGATCGCGCGTTGCATGACTTTGTCGCCGGGCTGATCCAACTGCGCCGCTCTATCCCGGCATTGCAGCAGGAGACGTGGTGGCAAGAAGGGGACGGCACGGTGCAATGGCTCAACAGAGAAGGACACCCGCTGACACCGCAACAGTGGGAACAAGGAGAGCATCAATTACAGATTTTACTTTCCGACCGTTGGCTTCTGTTGATCAACGCCAGCCTGCATGCCGATGCCTTTACGTTACCCGCAGGCCACTGGCGACTTTCTCCGCCATTTAGTGAGACGGATCCGCCGGAAGACGGCGTGTGGCACGGATCGCCACAGGCAGTCTGCGTCTTAATCAAACAGAGCACCTAAGGGCACGCCATTAAAAAAATAATCAGGAGATAGCCATGGTGAATAATGACAAACATGATCCTCTGATGTTGGCAAGACAGCTCCCGTTGAAATCCGTGGCACTTATTTTGGCTGGAGGACGAGGCACACGGTTAAAAGGGTTGACGGCGCTGCGCGCCAAGCCGGCCGTTCATTTTGGCGGCAAATTTCGCATTATCGATTTCGCCCTTTCTAACTGCCTGAATTCCGGCATCCATCGTATTGGCGTCATTACCCAATATCAGTCGCATACGCTGGTACAGCATATCCAGCGCGGCTGGTCATTTTTGAATGCGGAGATGAACGAGTTTGTCGATTTGCTGCCTGCGCAGCAGCGCCAGGCCGCCGATGATTGGTATCGGGGAACGGCAGACGCCGTGTGCCAGAATCTCGACATTATTCGACGCTATCGCGCGGAGTATGTAGTGATCCTCGCGGGCGATCACATCTACAAGATGGATTACTCCCGTATGCTCATCGATCACGTGGAGAAGGGCGCCGAATGTACGGTCGCTTGCCTCTCCGTACCACGGGAAGAAGCGCGCGCCTTTGGCGTCATGAGCGTGGACAAACAGCATCGTATCCTCGATTTCGCCGAAAAACCGGATAACCCGATACCGCTACCGGATAACCCTGACCTGGCACTCGTGAGTATGGGGGTTTATGTATTTAATGCAGACTATCTTTATCAGTTACTGGAGAAGGATCGCTATGCACCAGATTCCAACCATGACTTCGGGCAGGATCTGATTCCAAAGATTGTCTCGCAGCGTCAGGCCTGGGCGCACCCGTTCAATTTGTCCTGTGTGACCTCCGGCGAAGATGAATGCCATTATTGGCGGGATGTCGGCACGCTGGATGCCTATTGGCGCGCTAATCTCGATCTGGCGTCGGTGACGCCGGAA contains:
- the glgX gene encoding glycogen debranching protein GlgX, which codes for MAQLQTGKPTPLGASFDGNGVNFALFSAHAERVELCVFDARQQEQRIELTARSGDIWHGYLPNARPGLRYGYRVDGPFVPSQGLRFNPHKLLLDPCARQLDGWVVDDACLQGGVDQRDERDSADVMPKCVVTAEEYDWQGDEYPQTPWNQTVIYEAHVRGLTRLHPAIPTAIRGSYAALGHPVMIDYLTSLGITALELLPVQQHADEPHLQQMGLRNYWGYNVLLPFAVDNSLSAGEEALNEFRDAVKALHRAGIEVILDVVFNHSAEQGVAGPTLCQRGIDNRSYYWLDDNGDYPNWTGCGNVLRLNHPAVVDWVMDCLRFWRNVCHVDGFRFDLATVLGRTPDFTAAAPLLCAMKNDSRLQGCKLIAEPWDIGYGGYQLGQFPAPFAEWSDRYRDDMRRFWLHGDISLGVFARRFAASSDIFQYGDRLPYASINKLTAHDGFTLRDLVSFNHKHNDANGEDNRDGTDSNFSNNHGTEGLDADDDTRQRRQASQRALLTTLLLSQGTPMLLAGDELGHSQQGNNNAYCQDNELTWLHWENADRALHDFVAGLIQLRRSIPALQQETWWQEGDGTVQWLNREGHPLTPQQWEQGEHQLQILLSDRWLLLINASLHADAFTLPAGHWRLSPPFSETDPPEDGVWHGSPQAVCVLIKQST
- the glgC gene encoding glucose-1-phosphate adenylyltransferase, which produces MVNNDKHDPLMLARQLPLKSVALILAGGRGTRLKGLTALRAKPAVHFGGKFRIIDFALSNCLNSGIHRIGVITQYQSHTLVQHIQRGWSFLNAEMNEFVDLLPAQQRQAADDWYRGTADAVCQNLDIIRRYRAEYVVILAGDHIYKMDYSRMLIDHVEKGAECTVACLSVPREEARAFGVMSVDKQHRILDFAEKPDNPIPLPDNPDLALVSMGVYVFNADYLYQLLEKDRYAPDSNHDFGQDLIPKIVSQRQAWAHPFNLSCVTSGEDECHYWRDVGTLDAYWRANLDLASVTPELDVYDRLWPIRSAIESLPPAKFVQDRSGSHGMTMNSLVSGGCIVSGSVVTHSVLFPRVRINSFCSIDSTVILPDVNVGRSCRLRRCVIDRACHLPEGTVIGENAEEDSRRFYRSEDGVVLVTRSMLETQ